Proteins encoded together in one Nyctibius grandis isolate bNycGra1 chromosome 1, bNycGra1.pri, whole genome shotgun sequence window:
- the ID2 gene encoding DNA-binding protein inhibitor ID-2: MKAFSPVRSARKNGLSEHNLGISRSKTPVDDPMSLLYNMNDCYSKLKELVPSIPQNKKVSKMEILQHVIDYILDLQIALDSHPSIVSLHHQRPGQNPSSRTPLTTLNTDISVLSLQASEFPSELMSSDSKALCG, translated from the exons ATGAAAGCCTTCAGCCCGGTGCGGTCCGCCAGGAAAAACGGTCTCTCGGAGCACAACCTGGGCATCTCCCGGAGCAAGACCCCCGTGGATGACCCCATGAGCCTGCTGTACAACATGAATGACTGCTACTCCaagctgaaggagctggtgCCCAGCATCCCGCAGAACAAGAAAGTGAGCAAGATGGAAATCCTGCAGCACGTTATTGACTACATCCTGGACCTGCAGATCGCCTTGGACTCGCACCCCAGCATCGTCAGCCTCCACCACCAGAGACCCGGGCAAAACCCTTCCTCCAGAACTCCTCTGACCACCCTAAACACAGACATCAGCGTTCTCTCGCTACAG GCGTCCGAGTTCCCCTCAGAGCTCATGTCAAGCGACAGCAAAGCACTTTGTGGCTGA